One window of Agromyces rhizosphaerae genomic DNA carries:
- a CDS encoding MFS transporter: MTATESVSVRARSRAFPWTPLAVLGAAVFLSVTGEMLPAGLLPEMSADLRVAEPAIGLLVTVFAFTVVATSAPLTALTQWMPRRRLLVIALSVLAVAQLLTAVSPDYAWIVGSRVVGGLAHGVFWALVAAYAARLVPRELVGRAVAVVLGGGTLALVLGVPLATTLGQAAGWRTAFLLLGVLTAVGALLVRAVLPFAQGTAEKAHDEADAPAARPVLRDATVPAVVAVCVVTALTMTGQYALYTYVAPLLTDVVGVRSGTVGPLLFVYGIAGAVGLVLAGSVLGRRPTAGLVVAMSAAAAAVVGIVLAQGSTVLALAAFALWGVAFGAVPPLLQTRLLQSASPRIRDVASALYTTAFNVGIGGGAMVGALLYGGFGVVALPFAFAIVLLAAVGAVLAPVLRARRRAGVAGPAATS; this comes from the coding sequence ATGACTGCCACCGAATCCGTATCCGTTCGCGCGCGCTCGCGCGCCTTCCCGTGGACCCCGCTCGCCGTGCTCGGGGCCGCGGTCTTCCTCTCCGTGACCGGCGAGATGCTGCCGGCGGGCCTGCTGCCCGAGATGAGCGCCGACCTGCGCGTCGCCGAGCCCGCGATCGGGCTGCTCGTCACGGTCTTCGCGTTCACGGTCGTCGCCACGAGCGCGCCGCTGACCGCGCTGACCCAGTGGATGCCGCGCCGCCGCCTGCTCGTGATCGCGTTGTCGGTGCTCGCGGTGGCGCAGCTGCTCACCGCGGTCTCGCCCGACTACGCCTGGATCGTCGGGTCGCGCGTCGTCGGCGGCCTCGCGCACGGCGTGTTCTGGGCCCTCGTGGCCGCGTACGCGGCGCGCCTGGTGCCCCGCGAGCTCGTCGGCCGCGCCGTCGCGGTCGTGCTCGGCGGCGGCACGCTCGCGCTCGTGCTCGGCGTGCCGCTGGCCACCACGCTCGGCCAGGCGGCCGGGTGGCGCACCGCGTTCCTGCTGCTCGGCGTGCTCACGGCCGTCGGCGCGCTGCTCGTGCGCGCGGTGTTGCCGTTCGCCCAGGGCACCGCCGAAAAGGCACACGACGAAGCGGATGCCCCCGCGGCGCGCCCGGTGCTCCGCGACGCGACCGTGCCGGCCGTCGTCGCGGTGTGCGTGGTGACCGCACTCACGATGACCGGCCAGTACGCGCTGTACACCTACGTCGCCCCGCTGCTGACCGACGTGGTCGGCGTGCGCTCGGGCACGGTCGGCCCGCTCCTGTTCGTGTACGGCATCGCCGGCGCCGTCGGGCTCGTGCTCGCCGGCTCGGTGCTCGGCCGCCGGCCCACGGCCGGCCTGGTCGTGGCGATGTCGGCCGCCGCGGCCGCGGTCGTCGGCATCGTGTTGGCGCAGGGGTCGACCGTGCTCGCGCTGGCCGCGTTCGCGCTCTGGGGCGTGGCGTTCGGGGCCGTGCCGCCGCTGCTGCAGACCCGCCTGCTGCAGAGCGCCTCGCCGCGCATCCGCGACGTCGCGAGCGCGCTCTACACGACCGCGTTCAACGTCGGCATCGGCGGCGGCGCGATGGTCGGCGCGCTGCTGTACGGCGGCTTCGGCGTGGTCGCGCTGCCGTTCGCGTTCGCGATCGTGCTGCTCGCGGCGGTCGGCGCGGTGCTGGCGCCGGTGCTGCGGGCGCGTCGCCGGGCCGGCGTCGCCGGTCCGGCCGCGACGAGCTAG
- a CDS encoding ABC transporter permease, whose translation MSDTRTPHTPLARVLALAVALVAVVGVIVLAFSWPSVTAEPRDLPVAIAGPEEAVAQIEAGLGEAQPDAIAFTEVADRDEAVEAIEAREVYGAIILGQQPEVLTSSAASAAVAQLLSGAAGQLQQAANAQAAAAAQAQGLDTVPTIEVTVTDVVPLADTDPRGTGLASAMFPLVLGGMLGGIAISFAVIGAMRRILAVTVYSAGGGLVLAGILGGWFGSLPGDYWLNAGAIALTLLAISAFITGMSALLGRAGLGLGALTILLVANPISSAAVPKEFLPAPWGEVGQWFPPGAGATLLRDVNYFPNADAAFPLLVLTGWAVVGLALSLVGHFRTAGGAESDAEAAHEDDRVDESEPEPEPVQP comes from the coding sequence ATGTCCGACACCCGAACCCCACACACGCCGCTCGCGCGCGTGCTCGCCCTCGCCGTGGCGCTCGTCGCGGTCGTGGGGGTGATCGTGCTCGCGTTCTCGTGGCCGTCGGTCACCGCCGAGCCGCGCGACCTGCCGGTCGCCATCGCCGGCCCCGAGGAGGCCGTCGCCCAGATCGAGGCCGGGCTCGGCGAGGCGCAGCCCGACGCCATCGCGTTCACCGAGGTCGCCGACCGCGACGAGGCCGTCGAGGCCATCGAGGCGCGCGAGGTCTACGGTGCGATCATCCTCGGCCAGCAGCCCGAGGTGCTCACCTCGTCCGCCGCGAGCGCGGCGGTCGCCCAGCTGCTCAGCGGTGCCGCCGGCCAGCTCCAGCAGGCCGCGAACGCCCAGGCCGCCGCGGCGGCGCAGGCGCAGGGCCTCGACACCGTGCCGACGATCGAGGTGACGGTCACCGACGTGGTGCCGCTCGCCGACACCGACCCGCGCGGCACGGGCCTCGCGAGCGCCATGTTCCCGCTCGTGCTCGGCGGCATGCTCGGCGGCATCGCGATCTCGTTCGCGGTGATCGGCGCCATGCGCCGCATCCTCGCCGTCACCGTCTACTCCGCCGGCGGCGGGCTCGTGCTCGCAGGCATCCTGGGCGGCTGGTTCGGCTCGCTGCCAGGCGACTACTGGCTGAACGCCGGCGCGATCGCGCTCACGCTGCTCGCGATCTCCGCGTTCATCACGGGCATGTCCGCGCTGCTCGGCCGGGCTGGCCTCGGCCTCGGCGCGCTGACGATCCTGCTCGTGGCGAACCCGATCTCGTCGGCGGCAGTGCCGAAGGAGTTCCTGCCCGCCCCGTGGGGCGAGGTCGGCCAGTGGTTCCCGCCGGGCGCCGGTGCGACGCTGCTGCGCGACGTGAACTACTTCCCGAACGCCGACGCGGCCTTCCCGCTGCTCGTGCTCACCGGCTGGGCCGTCGTGGGGCTCGCGCTCTCGCTCGTCGGCCACTTCCGCACGGCCGGGGGCGCGGAGTCCGACGCCGAGGCCGCGCACGAGGACGACCGCGTGGACGAGTCGGAGCCCGAGCCGGAGCCCGTGCAGCCCTAG
- a CDS encoding isopenicillin N synthase family dioxygenase has product MPFSVPVVDITPYVAGGDDAARAEVARAVDRACNEVGFIQVLGHGIPEPVTDGLAGAMDEFFGLEMDAKREYRTPAGINRGYAPPKTESLSLSLGVESANRMNDFFEAFNVGLAASDFPGVEVDPVHYAENTWPDADAPGFRAPVEAYFAEAGRVARTMTRIFADALGVDASVFTSRTDHSLDVLRMNNYALPAGTDVRLDGDLTGMGEHTDYGIVTVLWADRVRGLQVLGTDGGWHDVSPDPGALLINLGDLTARWTNERWMSTLHRVKPPIVGGTIERRRSAAYFHDGNADALIEAIPTTVPAGEEPLYPPITVGEHIAAKLAGSREGRRNAPGRETARVLAARDED; this is encoded by the coding sequence ATGCCCTTCTCCGTTCCCGTGGTCGACATCACGCCCTACGTCGCCGGTGGCGACGACGCGGCCCGTGCCGAGGTGGCCCGCGCCGTCGACCGTGCCTGCAACGAGGTCGGGTTCATCCAGGTGCTCGGCCACGGCATCCCCGAGCCGGTCACCGACGGGCTCGCGGGCGCGATGGACGAGTTCTTCGGCCTCGAGATGGACGCGAAGCGGGAGTACCGCACGCCCGCCGGCATCAACCGCGGCTACGCACCGCCCAAGACCGAGTCGCTGAGCCTCAGCCTCGGCGTCGAGAGCGCGAACCGCATGAACGACTTCTTCGAGGCGTTCAACGTGGGGCTCGCGGCGAGCGACTTCCCGGGCGTCGAGGTCGACCCCGTGCACTACGCCGAGAACACCTGGCCCGACGCGGATGCCCCGGGGTTCCGCGCCCCGGTCGAGGCGTACTTCGCGGAGGCCGGCCGGGTCGCGCGCACGATGACCCGAATCTTCGCCGACGCGCTGGGCGTCGACGCGTCGGTGTTCACGAGCCGCACGGACCACTCGCTCGACGTGCTGCGCATGAACAACTACGCCCTGCCCGCCGGCACCGACGTGCGGCTCGACGGCGACCTCACGGGCATGGGCGAGCACACCGACTACGGCATCGTGACCGTGCTCTGGGCCGACCGCGTGCGCGGCCTGCAGGTGCTCGGCACCGACGGCGGATGGCACGACGTCTCCCCCGACCCCGGGGCGCTGCTCATCAACCTGGGCGACCTCACGGCGCGCTGGACCAACGAGCGCTGGATGTCGACGCTGCACCGCGTGAAGCCGCCGATCGTCGGCGGCACGATCGAGCGCCGGCGCAGCGCCGCGTACTTCCACGACGGCAACGCCGACGCGCTGATCGAGGCGATCCCGACGACCGTGCCGGCGGGTGAGGAGCCGCTGTACCCGCCGATCACCGTCGGCGAGCACATCGCGGCGAAGCTGGCGGGGTCGCGCGAGGGGCGCCGCAACGCACCCGGGCGGGAGACCGCCCGGGTGCTCGCGGCGCGCGACGAGGACTGA
- the nagA gene encoding N-acetylglucosamine-6-phosphate deacetylase produces the protein MSLVIHTARRAGSHDVIIDAWVRFDGDLVTHAGRGDSWRELADDATETTDAAGRWLVPGFVDLHCHGAGGASFDEGPDAIATALDVHRRHGATRSLLSLVSAPVDALVERLAVIRDAARADPRVLGSHLEGPFLQPEFRGAHDPAALAVPDAASVDRLLEAADGTLRMITIAPELPGALDAVRRLVASGVTVAVGHTAATFDEALAAFDAGASVLTHAFNAMPGIHHRAPGPIAAAMRESHVTLEIIHDGVHVHPEVARLAFQGAPGRVALVTDAMSATGMGDGDAVLGGLEVVVADGVARLRSNGAIAGSTLTLDEAVRRTVLDCRIDPVQAIDAATVAPAAAIGRSVDLGRLEPGCAADAVLLDDALRVERVFSRGHPLD, from the coding sequence GTGAGCCTCGTCATCCACACCGCGCGACGCGCCGGCTCCCACGACGTCATCATCGACGCCTGGGTGCGCTTCGACGGCGACCTGGTCACCCATGCCGGTCGCGGCGACTCGTGGCGCGAGCTCGCCGACGACGCCACCGAGACGACGGATGCCGCGGGGCGCTGGCTCGTGCCCGGGTTCGTCGACCTGCACTGCCACGGCGCCGGCGGGGCCTCGTTCGACGAGGGCCCCGACGCGATCGCGACCGCGCTCGACGTGCACCGCCGCCACGGCGCCACCCGCTCCTTGCTCTCGCTCGTGTCCGCGCCCGTCGACGCGCTCGTCGAACGGCTCGCGGTCATCCGCGACGCGGCGCGCGCCGACCCGCGCGTGCTCGGCAGCCACCTCGAGGGCCCGTTCCTGCAGCCCGAGTTCCGCGGCGCGCACGATCCGGCGGCGCTCGCGGTTCCCGACGCGGCATCCGTCGACCGCCTGCTCGAGGCCGCCGACGGGACGCTGCGGATGATCACGATCGCACCCGAGCTGCCCGGGGCGCTCGACGCGGTGCGCCGCCTCGTCGCTTCGGGCGTCACCGTCGCGGTGGGGCACACGGCCGCCACGTTCGACGAGGCGCTGGCCGCGTTCGACGCCGGCGCGAGCGTGCTCACCCACGCGTTCAACGCCATGCCGGGCATCCACCACCGTGCACCCGGACCCATCGCCGCAGCCATGCGCGAGTCGCACGTGACGCTCGAGATCATCCACGACGGCGTGCACGTGCACCCCGAGGTCGCGCGGTTGGCCTTCCAGGGCGCGCCCGGACGGGTCGCGCTCGTGACCGACGCGATGTCGGCCACCGGCATGGGCGACGGCGACGCCGTGCTCGGCGGGCTCGAGGTCGTGGTCGCCGACGGCGTCGCGCGGCTGCGCTCGAACGGCGCGATCGCCGGCTCGACCCTCACGCTCGACGAGGCCGTGCGCCGCACCGTGCTCGACTGCCGCATCGACCCCGTGCAGGCGATCGACGCGGCCACGGTCGCGCCCGCTGCGGCCATCGGCCGCTCGGTCGACCTCGGCCGGCTCGAGCCCGGCTGCGCGGCCGACGCGGTGCTGCTCGACGACGCGCTGCGCGTCGAGCGGGTGTTCAGCCGGGGGCATCCGCTCGACTGA
- the purU gene encoding formyltetrahydrofolate deformylase: protein MNSSPAASEQAPEHEASEHLHHWVLSFVCTDGPGIVHAVSGAIVAARGNITESQQFASLDTGRFFMRLQVESPAGRAEFGEALAPVVERFDMEWRLDEVGRPSRTLVLASTAGHCVNDLLFRQRAGQLPVEIPLVLSNHGTLRDLVDFYGVPFESLPVTDAASKAAFERRVLEAVDEHDIELVVLARYMQILSPELCAALEGRCINIHHSFLPGFKGANPYRQAHARGVKLIGATAHFVTSDLDEGPIIEQNVVRVDHSRTPSELVAIGQDEESRTLTQAVKWFAEHRVLLDGARTIIFR, encoded by the coding sequence GTGAACAGCAGTCCCGCGGCATCCGAGCAGGCCCCCGAGCACGAGGCGTCCGAGCACCTGCACCACTGGGTCCTCTCCTTCGTCTGCACCGACGGCCCGGGCATCGTGCACGCGGTCAGCGGCGCGATCGTCGCCGCCCGCGGCAACATCACCGAGAGCCAGCAGTTCGCGAGCCTCGACACCGGCCGCTTCTTCATGCGCCTGCAGGTCGAGTCGCCCGCGGGCCGCGCGGAGTTCGGCGAGGCGCTCGCGCCGGTCGTCGAGCGCTTCGACATGGAGTGGCGCCTCGACGAGGTCGGCCGCCCCTCGCGCACGCTCGTGCTCGCGTCGACCGCGGGCCACTGCGTGAACGACCTGCTCTTCCGCCAGCGCGCGGGCCAGCTGCCCGTCGAGATCCCGCTCGTGCTGTCGAACCACGGCACGCTCCGCGACCTGGTCGACTTCTACGGCGTGCCGTTCGAGTCGCTGCCGGTGACGGATGCCGCGTCGAAGGCCGCGTTCGAGCGGCGCGTGCTCGAGGCGGTCGACGAGCACGACATCGAGCTGGTCGTGCTCGCGCGCTACATGCAGATCCTCTCCCCCGAGCTCTGCGCCGCGCTCGAGGGTCGCTGCATCAACATCCACCACTCGTTCCTGCCGGGCTTCAAGGGCGCGAACCCGTACCGCCAGGCGCACGCCCGCGGCGTGAAGCTCATCGGCGCGACCGCGCACTTCGTCACGAGCGACCTCGACGAGGGCCCGATCATCGAGCAGAACGTCGTGCGCGTCGACCACAGCCGCACGCCGTCCGAGCTCGTCGCGATCGGCCAGGACGAGGAGAGCCGCACGCTCACGCAGGCCGTGAAGTGGTTCGCGGAGCACCGCGTGCTGCTCGACGGGGCGCGCACGATCATCTTCCGCTGA
- the glyA gene encoding serine hydroxymethyltransferase, giving the protein MKEPALAESVFNQPLEVVDPEIAAVLEQELGRQREYLEMIASENFVPVSVLQSQGSVLTNKYAEGYPGRRYYGGCEHVDVAEQLAIDRAKSLFGAEYANVQPHSGASANAAVLSAIATPGDTILGLELAHGGHLTHGMKLNFSGKLYNAVSYGVDPETFLVDMDVVRDKALEHKPQVIIAGWSAYPRQLDFAAFRAIADEVGAKLWVDMAHFAGLVAAGLHPSPVPHADVVSSTVHKTIGGPRSGFIVSRDMELARKLNSNVFPGQQGGPLMHAIAAKATAFKIAASEEFVDRQARTIRGAQILAERLTADDSRAAGVDVLTGGTDVHLVLADLRTSELDGQQAEDILHSALITVNRNAVPFDPRPPMITSGLRIGTPALATRGFGDAEFTEVADVIAEALKPGADVAPLRARVEALTARFPLYPGLEQ; this is encoded by the coding sequence ATGAAGGAGCCAGCCTTGGCAGAGTCCGTCTTCAACCAGCCGCTCGAGGTCGTCGACCCCGAGATCGCCGCCGTCCTCGAGCAGGAGTTGGGTCGCCAGCGCGAGTACCTCGAGATGATCGCGAGCGAGAACTTCGTGCCCGTCTCGGTGCTGCAGTCTCAGGGCTCGGTGCTCACCAACAAGTATGCCGAGGGCTACCCGGGCCGTCGCTACTACGGCGGCTGCGAGCACGTCGACGTCGCCGAGCAGCTCGCGATCGACCGCGCCAAGTCGCTCTTCGGCGCCGAGTACGCGAACGTGCAGCCCCACTCGGGTGCGAGCGCGAACGCGGCCGTGCTGTCGGCGATCGCCACGCCGGGCGACACCATCCTGGGCCTCGAGCTCGCCCACGGCGGCCACCTCACGCACGGCATGAAGCTGAACTTCTCGGGCAAGCTCTACAACGCCGTCTCCTACGGCGTCGACCCCGAGACCTTCCTCGTCGACATGGACGTCGTGCGCGACAAGGCGCTCGAGCACAAGCCGCAGGTGATCATCGCCGGCTGGTCGGCCTACCCGCGCCAGCTCGACTTCGCCGCGTTCCGCGCGATCGCCGACGAGGTCGGCGCGAAGCTCTGGGTCGACATGGCGCACTTCGCGGGCCTCGTGGCCGCGGGCCTGCACCCGTCGCCCGTGCCGCACGCCGACGTCGTCTCGTCGACCGTGCACAAGACCATCGGCGGCCCGCGCTCGGGCTTTATCGTGAGCCGCGACATGGAGCTCGCGCGCAAGCTCAACTCGAACGTCTTCCCCGGCCAGCAGGGCGGCCCGCTCATGCACGCGATCGCGGCCAAGGCGACCGCGTTCAAGATCGCGGCGTCGGAGGAGTTCGTCGACCGCCAGGCGCGTACCATCCGCGGCGCGCAGATCCTCGCCGAGCGCCTGACCGCCGACGACTCGCGTGCGGCGGGCGTCGACGTGCTCACCGGCGGCACCGACGTGCACCTCGTGCTCGCGGACCTCCGCACCTCCGAGCTCGACGGCCAGCAGGCCGAGGACATCCTGCACTCGGCGCTCATCACCGTGAACCGCAACGCGGTGCCGTTCGACCCGCGCCCGCCGATGATCACCTCGGGCCTGCGCATCGGCACGCCCGCGCTCGCGACCCGCGGCTTCGGCGACGCGGAGTTCACCGAGGTCGCCGACGTGATCGCCGAGGCGCTGAAGCCGGGTGCCGACGTCGCGCCGCTGCGCGCGCGCGTCGAGGCGCTCACCGCGCGCTTCCCGCTGTACCCCGGCCTCGAGCAGTAG
- a CDS encoding sigma-70 family RNA polymerase sigma factor encodes MSPLITARSPHRQSDARLVERAREGDKDAFGELFRRHAAAGVTVARSFSSLDPEDLVAEAFARIYDAVVAGGGPRGAFRPYLFTTIRNTAASWGRRASELPVDDLDLQPDPATDEHAALEALDRGLTARAFRSLPTRWQEVLWYSEVEQMAPREVAPLLGMSANATAALAYRAREGLRQAWIRVHLQDSDPETECGWTIERLGTYARGRLGARDATRVDAHLDECARCTIVAVEAHEVGSRLAMVLLPLSAGATGATAYAGWLQAGAPATVVAMGAAGAGGAANGGSSGSGMSGGAITGAAVGTAAVAATVVAAVALGPTLVGETDATSAAPAAAVAASGLDSGDDGTAGDSAPGPGPIEELISQTPDATDPRATDEPGAADDPADDQAADQAADEAPDDESASDAPADDEAVPGEAAPEPIAPAPPPTGGDGGDDPTASDAPFVSVQVSGGVIHDLVLTGTPGATVAVSVDGQVERLLVLAADGTSELIPHWIVGPHTEVTVAYLVDGLLGTPVAVG; translated from the coding sequence GTGAGCCCCCTGATCACCGCACGCTCGCCGCACCGGCAGAGCGACGCACGGCTGGTCGAGCGCGCCCGCGAGGGCGACAAGGACGCGTTCGGCGAGCTCTTCCGCCGCCACGCCGCGGCCGGGGTGACCGTCGCGCGCTCGTTCAGCTCGCTCGACCCCGAGGACCTCGTCGCCGAGGCGTTCGCGCGGATCTACGACGCCGTGGTCGCGGGCGGCGGGCCGCGCGGCGCGTTCCGCCCGTACCTGTTCACGACCATCCGCAACACGGCCGCGAGCTGGGGCCGCCGCGCGAGCGAACTGCCCGTCGACGACCTGGACCTGCAGCCCGACCCGGCCACCGACGAGCACGCGGCACTGGAGGCGCTCGACCGCGGGCTGACGGCGCGCGCGTTCCGGTCGCTGCCGACCCGCTGGCAGGAGGTGCTCTGGTACAGCGAGGTCGAGCAGATGGCGCCGCGCGAGGTCGCGCCGCTGCTCGGCATGTCGGCCAACGCCACCGCGGCGCTCGCCTACCGGGCGCGCGAGGGACTGCGCCAGGCCTGGATCCGGGTGCACCTGCAGGACTCCGACCCCGAGACCGAGTGCGGGTGGACCATCGAGCGGCTCGGCACCTACGCACGCGGCAGGCTCGGTGCACGCGACGCGACCCGGGTCGACGCGCATCTCGACGAGTGCGCGCGCTGCACGATCGTGGCCGTCGAGGCGCACGAGGTCGGCTCGCGGCTGGCGATGGTGCTGCTCCCGCTCAGCGCGGGCGCCACCGGCGCGACCGCGTACGCCGGATGGCTGCAGGCCGGCGCGCCCGCGACGGTCGTCGCGATGGGCGCCGCCGGCGCAGGGGGTGCGGCGAACGGCGGCTCATCGGGCTCGGGCATGTCCGGCGGGGCGATCACCGGCGCGGCAGTCGGCACCGCCGCGGTCGCCGCGACGGTCGTGGCCGCGGTCGCGCTGGGTCCGACGCTGGTGGGCGAGACGGATGCCACGTCGGCGGCGCCCGCCGCGGCGGTGGCCGCGTCCGGCCTCGACTCGGGCGACGACGGCACCGCCGGGGACTCGGCACCGGGGCCGGGGCCGATCGAGGAGCTCATCAGCCAGACGCCGGACGCGACCGACCCGCGGGCGACCGACGAGCCCGGTGCTGCGGACGACCCGGCGGACGATCAGGCGGCCGACCAGGCGGCCGACGAGGCGCCCGACGACGAGTCGGCGTCCGACGCCCCCGCCGACGACGAGGCGGTGCCCGGCGAAGCCGCGCCCGAGCCGATCGCGCCCGCTCCCCCGCCCACGGGCGGCGACGGCGGGGACGACCCGACGGCCTCGGACGCGCCGTTCGTGTCGGTCCAGGTCTCGGGGGGCGTCATCCACGACCTGGTCCTGACCGGAACTCCGGGCGCCACCGTGGCGGTGTCGGTCGACGGGCAGGTCGAGCGGCTCCTCGTGCTCGCGGCCGACGGCACGAGCGAGCTCATCCCGCACTGGATCGTCGGGCCGCACACCGAGGTCACCGTGGCCTACCTGGTCGACGGGCTCCTCGGCACCCCGGTCGCGGTCGGCTAG
- a CDS encoding YrdB family protein, whose translation MTETPNSPAIGPNDILRFFLELFAFVSLAIWGFLAWPLPWPGVLIGIGAPALAILAWALFVSPKAVFRVDVFGRALVELAVMLSAALAWWGLGQPIVAVVFTIVATVSGILHGRSQLPE comes from the coding sequence GTGACCGAGACCCCGAATTCCCCCGCCATCGGCCCGAACGACATCCTCCGCTTCTTCCTCGAGCTGTTCGCGTTCGTGTCGCTCGCCATCTGGGGGTTCCTCGCCTGGCCGCTGCCGTGGCCGGGCGTGCTGATCGGCATCGGCGCACCCGCACTCGCGATCCTCGCCTGGGCGCTGTTCGTGTCGCCCAAGGCGGTCTTCCGAGTCGACGTGTTCGGCCGCGCCCTCGTCGAGCTCGCGGTCATGCTGTCGGCCGCGCTCGCATGGTGGGGGCTCGGCCAGCCGATCGTCGCGGTCGTGTTCACGATCGTCGCGACCGTGAGCGGCATCCTGCACGGGCGCAGCCAGCTCCCCGAGTGA
- a CDS encoding beta-N-acetylhexosaminidase, which translates to MTTSNRMPLPAVIPAPVSLERPKDAEPFELGPGARIVAVGTAAEEVAGYLAQLLRPATGSAPEVVQHDARDGDIVLALEDDGSGDESYRLDVDARGIRLIAPAAAGLFFGVQTLRQLLPVELEASDGPVPVTVPAVRITDAPRFAYRGVMLDVARHFLTVEEVERLIDEVALLKVNHLHLHLTDDQGWRVAIDAYPALTGIGASTSVDGRGGGHYSKADYARIVAHAAARHLTVVPEIDLPGHTHAALTAVPELNPDGVAPAPYEGVEVGFSGLDPHSPATWTFVERVLGEVAAMTPGPYLHLGGDETLSMGDDDYLAFVARASAIAAGTGKAVIGWHELGRSRELPAGTIGQYWSFTTPRDDSAERTRAFVEQGGRVILSPADVAYLDISYPDGVDGPEGRPLGQDWADGPNSLADSYGWDPERIVPGLDESDLLGIEAPLWTETVTTLAEAEWLLFPRLAAVAEIAWSPATAARDLAGFDLRLDALRARLAAMGVACHGSEPAPHRGIGWAA; encoded by the coding sequence ATGACCACGTCGAACCGGATGCCCCTGCCCGCCGTCATTCCCGCGCCCGTGTCGCTCGAACGGCCCAAGGACGCGGAGCCGTTCGAGCTGGGGCCGGGCGCGCGGATCGTCGCCGTCGGGACCGCGGCGGAAGAGGTCGCGGGGTACCTCGCCCAGCTGCTGCGCCCCGCGACCGGGAGCGCGCCGGAGGTCGTGCAGCACGACGCCCGGGACGGGGACATCGTGCTCGCGCTCGAGGACGACGGCTCGGGCGACGAGTCGTACCGGCTCGACGTCGATGCACGCGGCATCCGCCTCATCGCACCCGCGGCGGCGGGCCTGTTCTTCGGCGTGCAGACGCTGCGCCAGCTGCTGCCGGTCGAGCTCGAGGCATCCGACGGCCCCGTGCCCGTCACCGTGCCGGCGGTGCGCATCACCGACGCGCCCCGGTTCGCCTACCGCGGCGTGATGCTCGACGTCGCCCGCCACTTCCTCACCGTCGAGGAGGTCGAGCGGCTCATCGACGAGGTCGCACTGCTCAAGGTCAACCACCTGCACCTGCACCTCACCGACGACCAGGGCTGGCGCGTCGCGATCGACGCGTACCCCGCGCTCACCGGCATCGGCGCCTCGACCTCGGTCGACGGGCGCGGCGGCGGCCACTACTCGAAGGCCGACTACGCGCGCATCGTCGCCCACGCCGCAGCCCGCCACCTCACCGTCGTGCCCGAGATCGACCTGCCCGGCCACACCCACGCGGCGCTCACGGCCGTGCCGGAGCTGAACCCCGACGGCGTCGCGCCGGCACCGTACGAGGGCGTCGAGGTCGGGTTCTCGGGACTCGACCCGCATTCGCCCGCCACCTGGACCTTCGTCGAGCGCGTGCTCGGCGAGGTCGCGGCGATGACGCCCGGCCCGTACCTGCACCTCGGCGGCGACGAGACGCTCTCGATGGGCGACGACGACTACCTGGCGTTCGTCGCGCGTGCGTCCGCGATCGCCGCCGGCACCGGCAAGGCCGTGATCGGCTGGCACGAGCTCGGGAGGTCGCGGGAACTGCCGGCGGGCACGATCGGGCAGTACTGGAGCTTCACCACCCCGCGGGACGACTCGGCCGAGCGCACGCGCGCGTTCGTCGAGCAGGGCGGACGGGTCATCCTCTCCCCCGCCGACGTGGCGTACCTCGACATCTCGTACCCCGACGGCGTCGACGGCCCCGAGGGGCGGCCGCTCGGACAGGACTGGGCGGACGGGCCGAACTCGCTCGCCGACTCGTACGGGTGGGACCCCGAGCGCATCGTGCCGGGGCTCGACGAGTCCGACCTCCTCGGCATCGAGGCGCCGCTCTGGACCGAGACCGTCACGACCCTCGCCGAGGCGGAGTGGCTGCTCTTCCCGCGGCTCGCTGCCGTCGCGGAGATCGCGTGGTCGCCCGCGACGGCCGCGCGCGACCTCGCCGGGTTCGACCTCCGGCTCGATGCGCTGCGCGCCCGGCTGGCCGCGATGGGCGTCGCGTGCCACGGCTCTGAACCGGCACCGCACCGGGGCATAGGGTGGGCCGCGTGA